In Gigantopelta aegis isolate Gae_Host chromosome 14, Gae_host_genome, whole genome shotgun sequence, the following proteins share a genomic window:
- the LOC121388332 gene encoding uncharacterized protein LOC121388332, with translation MFSVSCVVFVFTVLSFGSDRPVSAAETCTNNDVSTCTNVCAPHQQLSCHGGFCGCEHSVGVAGTCAVNNITACEGTCTHFNDEVMICNAGDECRCFHQTNVIGAPQAGSCEGMNVTQCAACALTIDARVCHNRQCHCTHIMGGTCNAGDVSSCTAAQCEAGSSIVCHLTSCYCDHIMV, from the exons ATGTTCAGTGTCAGTTGCGTAGTGTTTGTA ttCACGGTTCTATCTTTCGGTTCAG ACCGACCAGTGTCGGCGGCGGAAACCTGTACTAACAACGACGTGTCGACCTGCACCAATGTCTGCGCTCCACATCAGCAGCTATCGTGTCACGGTGGTTTCTGCGGCTGCGAACACAGCGTAGGCGTTGCCGGTACATGCGCAGTCAATAATATTACCGCTTGTGAGGGTACTTGCACCCATTTCAACGATGAAGTTATG ATCTGCAATGCTGGAGATGAATGCCGCTGTTTCCACCAAACCAATGTGATTGGAGCACCCCAGGCCGGATCCTGTGAGGGAATGAACGTGACACAGTGCGCAGCCTGTGCCCTGACGATCGACGCCAGGGTGTGTCACAACCGTCAGTGTCACTGCACTCACATCATGGGCGGCACGTGCAATGCCGGTGACGTGTCTTCGTGTACGGCCGCGCAGTGCGAAGCTGGCTCCTCGATT gtttgtCATCTAACCAGCTGTTACTGCGACCATATCATGGTCTAA